The DNA region ACGGGGCCGGATCCTGGTCGAGATCCGGCAGAAGCTGCTCAGCCTGCGCGACACGATGCTCATCGAGCGCGACGGCGAACAGCTCGCCAGGATCAAGCGCAAGCGGCTGTCGCTGCTGCGCAACCACTACCGGGTCACGCTGGTCGACGGCACCGAACTCGACGTCAGCGGCAAGATCCTGGACCGCGAGTTCGCCATCGACTACGACGGGGAACTGCTGGCCCAGATCTCCCGGCGCCGGCTGACCGTCCGGGACACCTACGGCATCGACGTCGTACGGGAGGACGCCGACGCGGCGCTGCTGATCGCCGTATCGGTCTGCGTCATCGTGCTCGCGGACAAGGAGCGCGAGGACTGAGTCCTGAGCGCGGTTTCACGTGAAACAGCGGGAAACCGGCCTAGGAGGGCGGGTTCAGCCCCAGGCGGCGGTCCTTGAGGGCCGGGAACTGCTCCCGGGTCGTCGCCACCCTCGCCGGGTCGAACTCCACGCTGAGCACCTCCTCGCCCGCGCCCGCCTCCGCGAGCACCTCGCCCCACGGGTCGACGACGATGCTGTGCCCGGCCTGCTCGACCCCGGCATGGGTGCCCGCGGTGGCGACGGCCAGGACGTACGACTGGTTCTCGACGGCACGGGCCTGGGCCAGCAGCGTCCAGTGGGCGCGGCGCCGCTCGGGCCAGCCCGCCGCGACGATCAGCGTCTCGGCGCCCGCGTCGACCAGGCCGCGGAACATCTCCGGGAAGCGCAGGTCGTAACAGGTGGCGAGGCCGAGGGTGGTCTGCGGCAGGGCGACCGTGACCAGTTCCTCGCCGGCGCCCATCATGACCGCCTCGCCCTTGTCGAAGCCGAAGCGGTGGATCTTGCGGTACGCGGCGGCCCGCTCGCCCTCGGGCGTGAAGACGAGCGAGGTGTTGTAGAGGGTGCCGTCGGCGGCGCGCTCGACGAAGGAGCCCGCGTGCAGCCAGACCCCGGCGTCGGCCGCGGCCTTGGCCATGATGTCGTGGGTGGGCCCCTGGAGCGGTTCGGCCTCGTCCTCGAAGGTGGTGTACGCGAAGGCGCCGACCGGCCAGAGTTCGGGAAGAACCACCAGGTCCGCGCCGCGCCGGCCCGCGACCAGCGAAGCCGCGCGTTGCCTGCGGGAGTCGACGGATTCGTCCGGGTCTACTGCGATCTGGATGAGGGAGGCGCGCACACTACCACCGTCCTGGCATTCGAGCCGTCAACACGGGCCTACGATCGTCACACGAAAGCACTGCCGGGGTGCCTGCTCGCAGCGTAACTTAGCGAACGAACCTCCCACGCAGCCCGCCGCCCGCCGCCCGCGCCCAGCTCTCCAGCCCATGCACCGCAGAACCGCACGAGGGGTCCCGTGACCGTCCATCCCAGCCTCCAGAACTACGCCGATGCCTGGACCCACTCCATCGAGTCGATAGCCGAGCTGGTGAAGCCGCTCGCCGAGAGAGAGTGGAACCGCCGTACGCCGTGCCCCGCCTGGTCGGTGCGTGACATCGTCTCGCACGTCATCGGCATGGAGTGCGAGCAGCTCGGCGACCCGCGCCCGATCCACTCCCTGCCCCGCGACCTCTACCACGTACAGAGCGACTTCGCCCGCTACATGGAGATGCAGGTCGATGTGCGGCGGCACCACACCGCGCCGGAGATGACCTCCGAGCTGGAGTACACGATCATCCGCCGGGCACGTCAGCTCCGCAACGAGACACGTGCCCCCGAGACCATGGTCCGCGCGCCGCTCGGCGCCGAGCAGACCCTCGAACTGGCGCTGCGGATGCGCGTCTTCGACGTCTGGGTGCACGAGCAGGACCTGCGCGCGACGCTGGGCCGGCCCGGCAATCTGGACTCCCCCGGCGCGACCGTCGTCCGGGACACCCTGCTGGAGGCACTGCCGAAGGTGGTCGCCAAGGACGCGGGCGCACCGGCCAATTCGGCGGTCGTGCTCGATGTGCACGGGCCGCTGGAGTTCCTGCGCACTGTCAGGGTCGACGCGGAGGGCCGTGGTTCGGTGGACGGTTCGCCGTCGCTCGGGCCCGTGGTGACGCTGGCGATGGACTGGGAGACGTACTTCCTCCTCGCCTGCGGGCGGGTGCGCGCGGGTGCGGTCGCCGAGCGGGTCAAGGTCGAGGGCGACCAGGACCTGGCGACGGCGATCCTGCGGAACTTCGCCGTGACGCCGTGACCACGTGACGCCATGACCGGCGGCGCCCGTCGCAGGTGAGGACGGGCGCGCCGCCGGTCCGGCGCGAGCAGCGGTCACACGGGGACGTGCACGGCCTCCACCCGGCTGACCACGTGGTGGTTCCGCTCGCGGTGCGTGGCCCTGGAGTGCAGCCGCAGAATCTGCACGACGCCGAGCGCCTCCAGCACGAAGACCGAGGCGAACGCGATCCGGTAGTTGTCACCGGTGGCGTCCAGCAGCACACCGACGGCGAACAGCGTGGTCATCGAGGCGATGAAGCCGCCCATGTTGACGATGCCCGACGCGGTGCCCTGACGCTCCGGCGGGTTGGCCGGCCGGGCGAAGTCGAAACCGATCATCGAGGCCGGGCCGCACGCGCCGAGCACCACGCACAGCACGATCAGCAGCCACATCGGCGCATGGTCGCCCGGGTAGAAGATGGCCGACGCCCAGAGCAGCGCCGTCACCGTGACCGTGCCGAGGGCCAGCGGGGCGCGGGCCGCGTGGTGGCGGGCGATGATCTGCCCGTAGACCAGCCCGAAGGCCATGTTGGAGAGCACCACCAGGGTGAGCAGCTCACCGGCGGTGGACCGGCTGAGCCCCTGTGCCTCCACCAGGAACGGCAGCCCCCACAGCAGCAGGAACACCATGGCCGGGAACTGCGTGGTGAAGTGCACCCACATTCCGAGCCGGGTGCCGGGCTCCCGCCAGGACGCGGCGATCTGCTTGCGCACATAGGCGGCGCCCGCGTGCTCCGCGGGCGGCGGCTCATGGCCCTCGGGGTGATCCTTCAGGAACAGCAGCAGCAGGACGAGAACGACGACCCCGGCGACGGAGCTGCCGGCGAACGTGGTGGTCCAGCCGAATCCGTGCAGGGCCCGTGCGATGAAGAGCGTCGAGACGAGGTTGCCCGCCATCCCGAAGAGCGCCGCGACCTGACCGATCAGCGGGCCGCGCCGGGCCGGGAACCAGCGGGCGCCGAGCCGCAGCACGCTGATGAACGTCATCGCGTCACCGCAGCCGAGCAGCGCCCTGGAGGCCAGCGCCATGCCGTACGAGGGGGAGAGCGCGAAACCGAGCTGCCCCAGGGTGAACAGGACGGCCCCGAAGGTGAGGACCTTCTTGGTGCCGAGCCGGTCGACCATCAGGCCGACGGGTATCTGCATGCCCGCGTAGACGAGCAGCTGAAGGATGGAGAACGTGGAGAGCGCGGAGGCGTTGACGTGGAACCGGTCGGCGGCGTCGAGTCCGGCGACGCCCAGGCTGGTCCGGAAGATGATGGCGACGAAGTAGACGGCGACGCCGATGCCCCAGACCCACGCGGCACGCCGGCCGCCGGGTGGATCGCCGGGCAGGGACAGGGTGGGAGCGGCGGCGGAACTCACCGGTCCTCACCCCTGACCAGCACCTTGACCCGGCTGACATGGCGCCGCACGACCTGTGCGGCACCGTCCGCGTCACCGGCCCTGATCGCCTCCAGCAGCTCACCGTGCTCGGTGATGTTGGCGGCGATCCTCCCCGGGTGCGCCTCCATTACGGCGACGCCCATCCGCAACTGCCGGTCGCGCAGCTGGTCGTAGAGGCGCGAGAGGATGTCGTTGCCCGCATTGCGCACGATCTCGGCGTGGAAGCAGCGGTCCTTCACGGACACCTCCGCCAGGTCCCCGGCCTCGGCCAGCTGCCGCTGCTCCTCCAGGAGTTCTTCGAGCCGGGCGATCAGCTGCGCGGAGGCGGGCACGGCCTTGCGGGCCGCGAACTCCTCGACCAGCAGCCGGGTTTCCACCACATCCGCGATCTCCTGCGCGGAGACGGCGAGGACGAGGGCACCCTTCTTCGGATACAGCTTGATCAGCCCCTCGACCTCCAGCCGCAGCAGCGCCTCGCGCACGGGGGTGCGGGAGACACCGACGGCCTCCGCGAGATCGCCTTCGGTGAGCAGCGTGCCGCCCTCGTAACGGCGGTCCAGGACCGCCTCCTTGATGTGGGCGTAGACGCGCTCGGCGGCGGCCGGCTGCTTGGTGGGGGACTTCACGGCTGACTTCGCGACAGGCTTCACGACAGGCTTCACGACAGGCTTCACGGCTGGGGGTGCGGCAGGCATGTACACAGCATAGATACAACATGCGTGCATCGCGGAACCGGTCCGGGATCCGGACGGAGGCACACCCACCCCGGGTGCACCCGCTCCACTTCGTACGATCTTGGCCGGAATCATCCGTAGCCCCGAAATTGCCCCAGGAATCAGCACATCCATCCCCCGGTCTCGTGAGTCTCACCACCGAGCGGCACACCCATGTGGCCGCATTCCAGGGGCATTTGGAGCGTTCAAGTTGAAATTCGGCATTAAGGGCATCAAGGGTATAAACCGTGTTTCCGCCACTGCCACCGTGGCCCTGACGGCAGGTGCCGTCATCGCGGGCAGCGCGTTCGCCTCCACCGCGCAGGCCGCCACGCCGCCCAACCCCAAGATCACCGCCCCGGGCGGGTACGTGATGAACAACGGCACCGCGAAGTCCCTGTTCGCCAAGACCGCGGACACCCGTCGTTCCACCGGCTCCACCACCAAGATCATGACGGCCAAGGTGGTGCTGTCGCAGAAGAACCTGAACCTGGATTCCAAGGTCACGATCCAGAAGGCGTACAGCGACTACATCGTCTCCAAGGGCGCCTCGTCGGCCCGCCTCATCGTGGGCGACAAGGTCACGGTCCGCCAGCTGCTGTACGGCCTGATGCTGCCGTCCGGCTGCGACGCCGCCTACGCGCTGGCCGACAAGTTCGGCTCCGGCTCCACCCGCGCGGCCCGCGTGAAGTCGTTCATCGGCAAGATGAACGCCCAGGCCAAGTCCCTCGGGCTGAAGAACACCCACTTCGACTCGTTCGACGGCATAGGGAACGGCTCGAACTACTCGACGCCGCGCGACCTGACGAAGATCGCCAGCAGCGCGATGAAGCACTCCACCTTCCGCTCGGTCGTCAAGACCAAGTCGACCAAGCAGAAGGTCACCACGAAGTCCGGCGGCTACCGCTACATGTCGTGGTCCAACACCAACACCATGCTCAGCAGCTACAGCGGCGCCATCGGCGTGAAGACCGGCTCCGGCCCGACGGCCAAGTACTGCCTGGTCTTCGCCGCGACCCGTAACGGCAAGACGGTCATCGGCACGGTGCTCGCCTCCACGAGCGCGGCCAACCGCACCGCGGACATGAAGAAGATCATGGACTACTCCTTCAAGAAGTAGTCCGGTCCGGTAACGCACGCACAGAGGGGGCCCGCACCACGCGGGCCCCCTCTCGCCGTACCGGAGATGCTCAGTCGAGACAGAACTCGTTGCCCTCGACGTCCTGCATATTGATGCACGACTCGTTGTCCTCGTCGGCATACAGCACCTTCACGCACACCGCGCCGAGCGCCACCAGCCGATCGCGTTCGGCCTCGAGCACGGCCAGCCGCTCCGCACCCACGAGCCCGGTGCCGGCCCGCACATCGACGTGCACCCGGTTCTTGGCGACCTTCCCTTCGGGAACGCGCTGGAAGTACATGCGCGGGCCCTCACCCGTGGGATCGGAGCACGCGAACCACGCACCCCGCTCCTCGGGCGGCAGTGAGTCGTTATAGGCGTCCCAGGAGTCAAACCCCTCCGGCGGCAGAGGTGCGACGTACCCCAGCACCTCGCACCAGAAACGGGCGACGCGCTCGGGATCAGCGCAGTCGAAAGTGATCTGGACCTTCTTGACCGATGCCATCCGGCCACCCTAACAGCGGGCCCCTGCCGCCCAATTCCTGGTGGCCATACGCACGTTGACCAGCGGATAGACGGCAAAACCCCGGGTGCTCGTCCACGAGCCCGGAGGGGGCTGTCCGTGTCTTCATGGGCTCGACCGACGAACGAGATACCTCATGACCGGCGGCGGCCAATATGGCAACCACCTCCCGTTGCGGCACCCGGGGCGCTGGCGTCTCCCCGCTCAGCGAAGACCGCGCCTCTCGCGTTCGGCTTCGATCAGCTCCTCCATGAGTCCCTCCGGGACCACCGTGTACTCGGTGTCATCGAGGGCGTCGTAGTCCTGAGTGCTCAGCGGTAGGCCAAGCTCGGCGAGTTCGGCGGCCAGTTGTGTGAACGCGATTCGCTCGTCGGGCTCGTCCTGGTAGCTTGCCCGCTCGGCGGCGGCCCCCTCGGTCAGGGTGAGGCCGACCATGCCCCAGAAGGTGAACTCGGTGTCCAGCTCTATGAGGTGCCAGGCACGATCCGCGGTTTCGCCGGGGTGCAGCCAGTAGCCGATCCACCCCTTTCCGCCCTTCGCCACGAGCTTGACGTACTTGGCCATCTCCGCGGCTCCGGCGTTGACGGCCTGCATCTCCGGGTCCGCGAGTTCCTTTTCGCTCAGATAGCTGGTGTCCAGGAGCGGGTGGACCTCTCCCGCCTCGAAGAAGTCGAGGTCGAGAAGGCGGGTCAAGTCGGTGCGGCCTTCCCACTGCGCCACCAGCAGCACGCGCAGATCGTCGGGTATCGGACGGCCGTCCAGCCGCTCGCGGGAAAACTCGGCGAGCCGTTCGTCGTACATACGCCCTCTCCAGAGGTCGAAGCGAGATCCTCGCGTCAACGTAACAACGGTGTCTGACAAGAGGCCGGGCATGCTGAACGCTGCTCGTACGCGCGGTAAAGGGAGTTGACGGCGTTCGTACGATGGAGAGGAAACGCATCAACGCCCGCCCCGGGCTGTGAGCCGGGCGGGCCGAGCGGGGGAAGAAAGGTGCGTGCCCGATGCCGATCGGGCTCCTCTCCACGATTGCCGCCGTGTTCTACGGGGGCACGGTCTCGATTCTCGCTCTCACCGCGACCTTCGCCCGGC from Streptomyces sp. NBC_01591 includes:
- a CDS encoding LURP-one-related/scramblase family protein gives rise to the protein MRFLVRERLFAVGDDYWIEDADGRKVFLVDGKAMRVRDTFELKDARGRILVEIRQKLLSLRDTMLIERDGEQLARIKRKRLSLLRNHYRVTLVDGTELDVSGKILDREFAIDYDGELLAQISRRRLTVRDTYGIDVVREDADAALLIAVSVCVIVLADKERED
- a CDS encoding carbon-nitrogen family hydrolase; protein product: MRASLIQIAVDPDESVDSRRQRAASLVAGRRGADLVVLPELWPVGAFAYTTFEDEAEPLQGPTHDIMAKAAADAGVWLHAGSFVERAADGTLYNTSLVFTPEGERAAAYRKIHRFGFDKGEAVMMGAGEELVTVALPQTTLGLATCYDLRFPEMFRGLVDAGAETLIVAAGWPERRRAHWTLLAQARAVENQSYVLAVATAGTHAGVEQAGHSIVVDPWGEVLAEAGAGEEVLSVEFDPARVATTREQFPALKDRRLGLNPPS
- a CDS encoding maleylpyruvate isomerase family mycothiol-dependent enzyme, with the protein product MTVHPSLQNYADAWTHSIESIAELVKPLAEREWNRRTPCPAWSVRDIVSHVIGMECEQLGDPRPIHSLPRDLYHVQSDFARYMEMQVDVRRHHTAPEMTSELEYTIIRRARQLRNETRAPETMVRAPLGAEQTLELALRMRVFDVWVHEQDLRATLGRPGNLDSPGATVVRDTLLEALPKVVAKDAGAPANSAVVLDVHGPLEFLRTVRVDAEGRGSVDGSPSLGPVVTLAMDWETYFLLACGRVRAGAVAERVKVEGDQDLATAILRNFAVTP
- a CDS encoding MFS transporter; amino-acid sequence: MSSAAAPTLSLPGDPPGGRRAAWVWGIGVAVYFVAIIFRTSLGVAGLDAADRFHVNASALSTFSILQLLVYAGMQIPVGLMVDRLGTKKVLTFGAVLFTLGQLGFALSPSYGMALASRALLGCGDAMTFISVLRLGARWFPARRGPLIGQVAALFGMAGNLVSTLFIARALHGFGWTTTFAGSSVAGVVVLVLLLLFLKDHPEGHEPPPAEHAGAAYVRKQIAASWREPGTRLGMWVHFTTQFPAMVFLLLWGLPFLVEAQGLSRSTAGELLTLVVLSNMAFGLVYGQIIARHHAARAPLALGTVTVTALLWASAIFYPGDHAPMWLLIVLCVVLGACGPASMIGFDFARPANPPERQGTASGIVNMGGFIASMTTLFAVGVLLDATGDNYRIAFASVFVLEALGVVQILRLHSRATHRERNHHVVSRVEAVHVPV
- a CDS encoding GntR family transcriptional regulator → MPAAPPAVKPVVKPVVKPVAKSAVKSPTKQPAAAERVYAHIKEAVLDRRYEGGTLLTEGDLAEAVGVSRTPVREALLRLEVEGLIKLYPKKGALVLAVSAQEIADVVETRLLVEEFAARKAVPASAQLIARLEELLEEQRQLAEAGDLAEVSVKDRCFHAEIVRNAGNDILSRLYDQLRDRQLRMGVAVMEAHPGRIAANITEHGELLEAIRAGDADGAAQVVRRHVSRVKVLVRGEDR
- a CDS encoding D-alanyl-D-alanine carboxypeptidase family protein; this translates as MALTAGAVIAGSAFASTAQAATPPNPKITAPGGYVMNNGTAKSLFAKTADTRRSTGSTTKIMTAKVVLSQKNLNLDSKVTIQKAYSDYIVSKGASSARLIVGDKVTVRQLLYGLMLPSGCDAAYALADKFGSGSTRAARVKSFIGKMNAQAKSLGLKNTHFDSFDGIGNGSNYSTPRDLTKIASSAMKHSTFRSVVKTKSTKQKVTTKSGGYRYMSWSNTNTMLSSYSGAIGVKTGSGPTAKYCLVFAATRNGKTVIGTVLASTSAANRTADMKKIMDYSFKK
- a CDS encoding VOC family protein, producing MASVKKVQITFDCADPERVARFWCEVLGYVAPLPPEGFDSWDAYNDSLPPEERGAWFACSDPTGEGPRMYFQRVPEGKVAKNRVHVDVRAGTGLVGAERLAVLEAERDRLVALGAVCVKVLYADEDNESCINMQDVEGNEFCLD